A genomic region of Papaver somniferum cultivar HN1 chromosome 7, ASM357369v1, whole genome shotgun sequence contains the following coding sequences:
- the LOC113297370 gene encoding protein LSD1 codes for MPVPLAPYPTPPAPFTVPPNGAQSQLVCSGCRNLLLYPVGATSVCCAVCNAVTPVPPPGTEMAQLVCAGCHTLLMYIRGATSVQCSCCHTVNLAMEANQVAHVNCGNCRMLLMYQYGARSVKCAVCNFVTSVGASPSTIEHKFST; via the exons ATGCCGGTTCCTCTTGCACCCTACCCAACTCCTCCGGCACCATTCACAGTACCGCCTAATG GTGCGCAAAGCCAACTTGTTTGTTCTGGATGTCGAAACCTTCTACTGTATCCTGTTGGAGCCACATCAGTTTGTTGTGCTGTTTGCAATGCAGTGACTCCTGTACCCCCTCCCG GTACGGAAATGGCTCAACTAGTTTGTGCAGGTTGTCACACCTTATTGATGTACATTCGTGGAGCAACAAGCGTTCAGTGTTCTTGTTGCCACACGGTTAATCTGGCTATGGAAG CAAATCAGGTAGCACATGTTAATTGTGGGAACTGTCGGATGTTGTTAATGTATCAATACGGAGCACGTTCTGTTAAGTGTGCAGTTTGCAATTTTGTGACATCAGTTGGG GCTTCACCAAGCACAATTGAACACAAGTTCAGTACTTGA
- the LOC113297369 gene encoding 3-hydroxyisobutyryl-CoA hydrolase 1-like — translation MVSANSSNGATDQVLVEEKSSVRTLILNRPRQLNALSFPMISRLLELFIAYEDDPNVKLVILKGQGRAFCAGGDVAAVANDPNMGATFFWKEYTLNYMMATYKKIQVSILDGIVMGGGAGASVHGRFRVATENSMFAMPETALGLFPDVGASFYLSRLPGFFGEYAGLTGARLDGSEMLACGLATHYVPSVRLSSLEDALCKANSADQAIVSAIIDEFSEKPTLKEKSAYLRLDIINRCFSRRTVEEILSALERETLSGEDWIFTAIQSLKKASPTSLKISLKAIREGRLQGVGQCLIQEYRMCCHVLRKEVSKDFFEGCRAILIDKDRNPKWEPSRLELVSDEMVNRYFSKVDDKDWEDLVLPIRDNLPAAAFAKL, via the exons ATGGTTTCTGCTAATTCCAGTAATGGTGCCACTGATCAG GTTTTGGTTGAAGAGAAGTCATCCGTGAGGACTTTAATCCTTAACAGACCCCGTCAATTGAATGCCCTCTCATTTCCAATGATATCTCGATTGCTGGAACTTTTTATTGCGTACGAGGACGATCCAAACGTGAAGTTGGTTATTCTAAAG GGACAAGGAAGAGCATTTTGCGCTGGTGGCGATGTTGCAGCCGTGGCTAACGACCCCAATATGG GTGCAACttttttctggaaagagtatacCTTAAACTACATGATGGCAACCTACAAAAAAATCCAG GTTTCAATTCTTGATGGAATTGTGATGGGAGGTGGAGCTGGGGCTTCAGTCCATGGTAGATTCCGTGTTGCAACAGAGAACTCG ATGTTTGCGATGCCAGAAACAGCACTAGGACTGTTCCCAGATGTTGGAGCTTCTTTTTATCTATCCCGACTCCCGGGATTCTTTG GAGAATATGCTGGTCTGACAGGTGCAAGGTTGGATGGCTCTGAAATGCTTGCATGTGGCCTTGCAACTCACTATGTTCCTTCCGTG AGGTTGAGTTCACTAGAAGATGCACTATGTAAGGCGAACTCAGCTGATCAAGCAATTGTTTCCGCCATCATTGATGAGTTCTCAGAGAAACCTACTTTGAAGGAGAAGAGCGCTTATCTGAG ACTAGACATCATCAATAGGTGCTTTTCGAGAAGGACAGTCGAAGAAATTCTATCTGCTCTC GAAAGAGAAACCTTAAGCGGTGAAGATTGGATTTTTACAGCTATTCAATCGCTGAAGAAGGCATCACCTACGAGCCTTAAAATTTCTCTTAAAGCG ATCAGAGAAGGGAGGCTACAAGGTGTTGGTCAATGTCTCATCCAAGAATACAGAATGTGCTGCCATGTATTGCGGAAAGAAGTCAGCAAGGATTTCTTTGAG GGTTGCAGAGCTATCCTGATCGATAAAGATAGAAATCCAAAG TGGGAGCCTTCTAGGTTAGAGCTTGTTAGTGACGAAATGGTCAACCGATATTTTTCGAAGGTCGATGATAAGGACTGGGAAGATTTAGTGTTACCAATTAGGGATAACTTGCCTGCGGCTGCATTTGCCAAGCTCTGA
- the LOC113294654 gene encoding uncharacterized protein LOC113294654 — MLVSWIINTLEPSIRSSLGDYDNANLMWTHLKRRFCVVSGTRICQLKVSLSECKQKNKEGVDVYFGRLNKIWDELVIYVKVPQCKCGKCACNIARQVSTLREEDFLHYFLIGLDSVYSSLREQLLERDPFPSIDVAYQTMVNSERLRIGDVVVSTEVQENVMAFRVQSDQRQFNNTYDPAKFCKHCRREGHSDEGCFQIIGYPEWWGDRPRGGRNGRGGRTGGRCRAGFSNGRGGRGQGNGNQVRAHNLNISEKTYACGACSSDGSGLTGVTATQLQQVLEFLNTRKSTSQLQGKKTVWIVDTWATNHVTCKRDDMIDVRDIKACSVGLPDGKYAQSEKIGTVILPGGLRLDNVLYVPQITCNLISVTQLIDELECSVQFEVMAVSGNTYELWHRRMVHPSDKVLQRLPEVSQTFLNFIALVKRQFSKEIKIVRSDNGTEFNALRGYFRTNGIVFETSCVGTPQHNGRVERKHQHILNVARSLRFQANLPIYFWGECALTATYLINRTPTPILNNKTPYEILFGNQPPYNQLKVFGCLCYVHDKGSNGYKFASRGRRCVFIGYPFGKKAWQVYDLDARRFLVSRDVKFCEYQFPYRTDLKGELTKTVQLGSDPSTEKDQSDSGGSETAVDDPAETESTADTETDMPSVLTGTEIIDDCGSVDVNEDDTL; from the exons atgcttgtttcttggatcatCAACACGTTAGAGCCATCAATCAGATCAAGTTTGGGTGACTATGATAATGCAAACTTGATGTGGACACACTTGAAGAGAAGATTCTGTGTTGTAAGCGGAACAAGGATCTGTCAGCTCAAAGTGTCTCTGAGTGAGTGCAAACAAAAGAATAAGGAAGGTGTAGATGTCTACTTTGGAAGATtaaacaagatatgggatgagtTGGTGATATATGTGAAGGTACCTCAGTGTAAGTGTGGTAAGTGCGCTTGTAATATAGCAAGACAGGTTAGTACGTTAAGAGAAGAGGACTTCCTACATTATTTTTTGATTGGATTAGATTCTGTGTATAGCTCACTGCGTGAGCAGTTGTTGGAAAGAGATCCATTTCCATCAATAGACGTAGCCTACCAGACAATGGTGAATTCGGAGCGTCTGAGGATAGGTGATGTAGTTGTGTCAACGGAAGTACAAGAGAATGTGATGGCTTTCAGGGTTCAGTCTGATCAGCGTCAGTTCAATAATACATATGATCCTGCCAAGTTTTGCAAGCACTGTAGAAGAGAAGGACACTCGGATGAAGGGTGTTTTCAGATCATTGGATAcccagaatggtggggagacagacctAGAGGCGGAAGAAATGGTAGAGGAGGCAGAACAGGTGGTAGATGCCGAGCTGGTTTTTCCAATggcagaggaggtagaggacaaggaaaTGGCAATCAGGTTAGAGCACACAATCTGAATATATCAGAGAAGACGTATGCATGTGGTGCGTGCTCATCAGATGGCTCAGGTTTGACGGGAGTAACAGCAACACAGCTTcaacaggtgcttgagtttttaaaTACAAGAAAATCCACGTCTCAGCTCCAAGGTAAGAAAACAGTATGGATTGTAGACACATGGGCTACAAACCATGTCACGTGTAAAAGGGATGACATGATAGATGTGAGAGATATTAAGGCATGTTCAGTTGGTCTCCCAGATGGGAAATATGCACAGTCTGAGAAAATAGGAACCGTTATTCTGCCTGGTGGTTTAAGACTAGACAAcgtgctttatgtgcctcaaataacGTGTAACTTAATTTCAGTCACACAGCTTATTGATGAGTTGGAATGTAGTGTTCAAT ttgaagtaatGGCTGTCAGTGGAAATACGTATgagctgtggcatcgacgaatgGTACATCCATCAGACAAAGTGTTACAAAGGTTACCAG AAGTTTCACAGACATTTCTTAACTTTATTGCTCTTGTGAAACGTCAATTtagtaaagaaatcaaaattgttagaagtgataatggaaccgaGTTTAATGCATTGCGTGGATATTTTAGGACTAATGGGATAGTGTTTGAGACATCATGTGTTGGTACGCCTCAACATAATgggagagttgagagaaaacatcaacatatactGAATGTGGCAAGatctttgagatttcaagccaatttGCCAATATATTTTTGGGGAGAATGCGCCTTAACTGCTACATATTTAATTAATCGTACACCTACACCTATTCTAAacaataaaactccatatgaaataTTATTTGGAAATCAGCCTCCATATAATCAGTTGAAGGTGTTTGGATGCTTGTGCTATGTACATGATAAAGGTAGTAACGGATATAAGTTTGCGAGTAGAGGAAGAAGATGTGTATTTATTGGCTATCCTTTTGGTAAGAAGGCATGGCAAGTGTATGATTTAGATGCAAGAAGGTTTCTAGTGTCAAGAGATGTGAAGTTTTGTGAATATCAGTTTCCGTACAGGACTGATTTGAAGGGAGAATTGACTAAGACAGTACAACTGGGGTCAGATCCATCGACCGAGAAGGATCAGTCGGATTCTGGAGGTTCTGAGACTGCTGTTGATGATCCAGCTGAGACCGAGTCCACTGCAGACACTGAGACCGATATGCCTAGTGTCTTGACAGGGACTGAGATCATCGATGATTGTGGAAGTGTTGATGTTAATGAAGACGACACACTATAA